A window of Staphylococcus lloydii genomic DNA:
CAATGGCATTACAGAGAAAAGCACGAAGAAAGATATAGAAAAAGCGTTAGATAATATTAGTCAAGATGATGATTACATCCAAAACGTTTCTAACCCTTATGATAGTGGACAAGTCAACAAAGATAAAAATACAGCAATTGCACAAATTAGTTATGTCGTACCACAAACAGGATTGAAAGATCAGTCGAAAAAAATTATCGACAGAGAAGTTAAAGATGTAACGGATGCTCATAATGTACACGTTGAAAAAACTGACCAAATGGCTATGGGCTCTGAACCAGGTGGTACTTCCGAACTTGTCGGCATTATCGCTGCATTTATCATATTGTTAATTACATTTGGTTCAATCATTGCGGCTGGTATGCCTATAGTGAGTGCTTTAATTGGTTTAGGCACAAGTGTAGGACTTGTCGGATTATTAACATATGTCTTTGATATACCGAACGTAACTTTAACACTATCGATTATGATAGGTCTTGCCGTTGGTATCGACTACTCGCTATTTATTCTCTTTAGATATAAAGAAATTGCGAAAAAAGGCAAGGATCCAATAGAAGCAATCGGTTTAGCGGTAGGTACTGCAGGTAGTGCAGTTATATTTGCCGGAATTACAGTAATGGTAGCCGTTTGTGGCTTATCACTTGTAGGTATAAATTTCTTAGCAGTTATGGGATTCTCTTCTGCTATTAGTGTATTATTCGCCGTGTTAGCAGCGCTAACATTATTACCAGCGTTGATTAGCATTTTCCATAAACGTATTAAATTAACTACTAAAAGAGATAAACAACAACCTAAAGCTAAAAATTCAGAAAGTAGCCCTTGGGGTAGATTTATCGTCGGGAAACCTATCATTGCAACACTTATTGGTTTAGTTATTTTAATTCTTGCACTTCTACCAGTAAGTCATATGCGTTTAGGTATGCCTGATGACAGTCTTAAACCTTTAGATTCACCACAACATAAAGCATACAAAATGATTTCCGATAACTTTGGCCCTGGATATAACGGTCAAATTGTCATGTTAGTGAATACTAAAGATGATGGTAGTAAAAAAGATATTCAAAACGATTTAGATAATATTCGCAATGACATTAAAGATTTAGATCACGTAGATAAAGTACAAAAAGCACAGCTTAATGACAATAATCATTATGCGCTGATTTCAATTATTCCTGAACAAGGACCAAATGCTAAATCTACTCAGGATTTAACTTACGAATTGCGTGATTACAACAGTCAGGCTAAAGAGAAATATAACCTTGATACTGAAATTTCAGGTCAAAGTGTAATCAATATTGATATGTCTGAAAAACTTAACAATGCAATTCCGGTATTCGCTGGTGTTATCGTAGCAATTGCTTTCGT
This region includes:
- a CDS encoding MMPL family transporter, whose protein sequence is MAKLLYRMGSFIAKHKWTALFSWIIVLAIIVGILSVNSPKFDDDITMNGLKSLDTNDKISKEFHQDSQKASMRIVFHSDKDNGITEKSTKKDIEKALDNISQDDDYIQNVSNPYDSGQVNKDKNTAIAQISYVVPQTGLKDQSKKIIDREVKDVTDAHNVHVEKTDQMAMGSEPGGTSELVGIIAAFIILLITFGSIIAAGMPIVSALIGLGTSVGLVGLLTYVFDIPNVTLTLSIMIGLAVGIDYSLFILFRYKEIAKKGKDPIEAIGLAVGTAGSAVIFAGITVMVAVCGLSLVGINFLAVMGFSSAISVLFAVLAALTLLPALISIFHKRIKLTTKRDKQQPKAKNSESSPWGRFIVGKPIIATLIGLVILILALLPVSHMRLGMPDDSLKPLDSPQHKAYKMISDNFGPGYNGQIVMLVNTKDDGSKKDIQNDLDNIRNDIKDLDHVDKVQKAQLNDNNHYALISIIPEQGPNAKSTQDLTYELRDYNSQAKEKYNLDTEISGQSVINIDMSEKLNNAIPVFAGVIVAIAFVLLAFVFRSILVPLKAVLGFVLSLVATLGFTTLVMQDGFLSNLFGVDTTGPVLAFLPVIVIGILFGLAIDYELFLMTRVHEEYSKTGDNDHAILVGIKQSGPVIVAAALIMFSVFISFVFQDDATIKSIGIALGFGVLFDAFIVRMTIIPALTKLFGKASWYLPKWLEGIMPEIDIEGKALEENETDNTQQATDSSNNYDEYTETNDQNRPYADSQKPSYMGYEHEQPKPYSNDGRNTFIHQAPPSYFGAQQPEQDEDIDYETLYTQEGNGHEQDRQHYSRYEGYEPHEDMNKDKIEKTTALYEALAKETSDQDIVFNALMLYARVNNKAIYDKYKNEHTNNGYGDLE